One window of Botrimarina mediterranea genomic DNA carries:
- a CDS encoding response regulator transcription factor: MQAIYQAFEDFSGAEQRPCQTVLVGALGVTPYWHDAAGKLRLPLLQAPTVEEADRALASESPAVVVAPLALFMDGASMESACRWLSTAAVVVVTDTEANAALWRQLAWDALTPPPSADVAAATLTRALTEANRRSKQRQLIATYAHRLASLTRNERDVLDAVCEGRLNKQIASELNVSVRTIEQRRRRVFDKMGVDSAVPLAALTAVVQTLSEQNNRRRRAPSPPPTLPRMHHAAMPPSATPMVLASLAIAGMN; encoded by the coding sequence ATGCAGGCAATTTATCAAGCATTTGAAGATTTCTCGGGCGCCGAGCAGCGCCCGTGCCAGACGGTGCTTGTCGGCGCGCTGGGAGTAACACCCTACTGGCACGACGCGGCCGGCAAGCTGCGGTTGCCGCTCTTACAAGCGCCAACCGTCGAAGAGGCCGACCGCGCCCTGGCGAGCGAATCGCCGGCAGTCGTGGTGGCGCCGCTCGCCCTCTTCATGGACGGCGCGTCGATGGAATCGGCGTGCCGCTGGCTCTCGACGGCCGCGGTGGTCGTCGTCACCGACACCGAAGCCAACGCCGCCCTGTGGCGCCAGCTCGCCTGGGACGCGTTGACGCCCCCGCCATCGGCCGACGTCGCCGCTGCCACGCTCACCCGGGCCCTCACCGAAGCGAACCGTCGTAGCAAACAGCGTCAACTGATCGCTACCTACGCGCACCGGCTCGCCTCGCTCACCCGGAACGAACGCGACGTGCTCGACGCCGTCTGCGAAGGCCGCCTCAACAAGCAGATCGCCAGCGAACTCAACGTCAGCGTCCGGACAATCGAACAACGCCGGCGCCGCGTCTTCGACAAGATGGGCGTCGATTCGGCGGTCCCCCTCGCGGCGCTGACGGCGGTCGTACAAACCCTCAGCGAGCAGAACAACCGTCGGCGTCGAGCGCCCTCGCCGCCGCCAACGTTGCCACGGATGCACCACGCCGCCATGCCGCCGTCCGCCACACCGATGGTGCTCGCCTCGTTGGCCATCGCCGGGATGAACTAG
- a CDS encoding PA0069 family radical SAM protein — protein sequence MLSSTSSSSPAVLVELKLPAGPVGRWTGRGSAFRPANPHEAVRTEADWEQVAEDADFLASHGLLDGSSSSGAAKLRTTIEGDRSQSIVNRNDSPDLPFRWSVNPYRGCEHGCAYCYARPSHEFLGSDAGLGFETRIVAKTDAPELLRKWLARPRWRPEPIVFSGVTDCYQPLESRLEITRGCLAVAAECRQPVGVVTKNALVTRDIDLLAELARHKAVVVAVSLTTLDEKLARKMEPRTSTPTARLEAIAELTAAGIPTHAMVAPMIPGLNDHEVPHLLAAARDAGAASASYTLLRLASSVRDVFIEWLRRCEPDRAPKVEALIRGARGGRWNDPRFGHRMAGSGAYAGQIARTFSVFANREGLQRSPEPLSSASFRPPSAERQLALF from the coding sequence ATGCTATCGAGTACGTCGTCGTCGAGCCCTGCGGTTTTGGTTGAGTTGAAGCTTCCGGCCGGGCCGGTGGGCCGCTGGACGGGACGCGGCAGCGCGTTTCGCCCGGCGAATCCGCACGAAGCGGTCCGCACCGAGGCCGACTGGGAGCAAGTCGCCGAAGACGCCGATTTCTTGGCGTCGCATGGTCTGCTGGACGGATCGTCAAGCAGCGGGGCGGCCAAGCTACGCACCACCATCGAGGGGGACCGGTCGCAGTCGATCGTCAACCGCAACGACAGCCCCGACCTGCCGTTCCGCTGGAGCGTGAACCCGTACCGGGGCTGCGAGCACGGCTGTGCCTACTGCTACGCCCGGCCGTCGCACGAGTTCTTGGGCTCGGACGCGGGCCTGGGGTTCGAGACGCGGATCGTCGCCAAGACCGACGCGCCCGAGCTGCTCCGGAAGTGGCTGGCGAGGCCGCGGTGGCGTCCCGAGCCGATCGTCTTCTCGGGAGTCACCGACTGCTACCAGCCCTTGGAGAGCCGCCTGGAGATCACCAGGGGGTGTCTGGCGGTGGCGGCCGAGTGCCGGCAGCCGGTGGGAGTCGTCACCAAGAACGCCTTGGTGACCCGCGACATCGACCTGCTGGCGGAGCTGGCCCGGCACAAGGCGGTGGTGGTCGCGGTGTCGCTGACGACGCTCGACGAGAAGCTGGCCCGGAAGATGGAGCCCCGCACCAGCACGCCAACCGCGCGGCTCGAGGCGATCGCCGAGTTGACGGCGGCCGGCATCCCGACACACGCGATGGTCGCGCCGATGATCCCGGGGCTCAACGACCACGAGGTCCCGCATCTGCTCGCTGCGGCGCGCGACGCGGGCGCCGCGTCGGCGAGCTACACGCTGCTGCGGCTGGCCAGTTCGGTGCGAGACGTCTTCATCGAGTGGCTGCGTCGCTGCGAGCCGGACCGCGCGCCGAAGGTCGAGGCCCTTATCCGCGGCGCCAGGGGCGGGCGGTGGAACGACCCGCGGTTCGGCCACCGCATGGCGGGGAGCGGCGCGTACGCCGGCCAGATCGCGCGGACGTTCTCGGTGTTCGCCAACCGCGAAGGCCTCCAGCGATCGCCCGAGCCGCTCAGCAGCGCGTCGTTCCGACCGCCCTCGGCGGAGCGGCAGCTGGCGCTGTTTTGA
- a CDS encoding FxsA family protein, giving the protein MLLTLVLLFTVLPLAELFLLYKLGQEIGVLPTIAIALGTGVVGASLAKAQGLATLSKLSQQLRSREQPADTLFDGALILIAGVMLITPGVITDVTGFLLLVPPVRSILKPLIAKALRRNVRSQDAGPGVKVWTFGSRIGSSVDQAPPPKDRVIEAEVIDVRTRDAE; this is encoded by the coding sequence GTGCTGCTAACTCTAGTTCTGCTGTTCACCGTCTTGCCGCTCGCCGAGCTGTTCTTGCTCTACAAGCTCGGCCAGGAGATCGGCGTGTTGCCGACGATCGCCATCGCCCTCGGCACGGGCGTCGTCGGCGCGTCGCTCGCCAAGGCGCAGGGGCTGGCGACGCTCAGCAAGCTCTCGCAACAACTGCGGTCTCGTGAGCAGCCCGCCGACACGCTCTTCGACGGCGCCCTGATCCTCATCGCCGGCGTGATGCTGATCACTCCCGGCGTGATCACCGACGTCACCGGCTTCCTGCTCCTCGTCCCGCCGGTGAGGTCGATCCTCAAGCCGCTCATCGCCAAGGCGCTGCGCCGCAACGTCCGCAGCCAAGACGCCGGACCTGGCGTGAAGGTTTGGACCTTCGGCTCAAGGATCGGCTCATCCGTCGATCAAGCGCCGCCGCCGAAAGACCGCGTCATCGAAGCCGAAGTCATCGACGTCCGCACCCGCGACGCCGAGTAG
- a CDS encoding glycosyltransferase family 2 protein, with product MRSQRLLTALPVYNEQEHLPKVLDEVVRHADDVLVVDDGSSDDTPRLLASRDDIQVVTHDPNRGYGAAMRTAFCYAKKHGYDLLVTIDCDGQHEPQRIRELAAMCKGDVDIVSGSRYLADSTASGLAAPQDRKAINQTITREINERLGFSLTDAFCGFKAYRVAALRPLQLREDGYAMPLELWVQAAYHGLNVIEAAVPLIYLDEKRSFGGELDDAQRRLRHYREVIDRAQARAGVRHPAADFDPCAGLVAPGVAVPAVG from the coding sequence GTGCGTTCACAACGACTGCTGACGGCTCTGCCGGTCTACAACGAGCAGGAGCATCTCCCGAAGGTCCTCGACGAGGTGGTGCGGCACGCCGACGACGTCCTCGTGGTGGATGACGGCTCCAGCGACGACACGCCGCGGTTGCTAGCTTCGCGGGACGACATCCAAGTCGTGACGCACGATCCCAACCGCGGCTACGGCGCCGCGATGCGGACGGCGTTCTGCTACGCCAAGAAGCACGGTTATGACCTTCTGGTGACGATCGACTGCGACGGGCAGCACGAGCCGCAGCGCATCCGCGAGCTCGCCGCGATGTGCAAGGGCGACGTCGATATCGTGTCGGGCAGCCGCTATCTCGCCGACTCGACCGCCAGCGGGCTCGCCGCGCCGCAAGACCGCAAGGCGATCAACCAGACCATCACGCGCGAGATCAACGAGCGTCTCGGGTTCTCGCTGACCGACGCGTTCTGCGGCTTCAAGGCCTACCGCGTCGCGGCGCTGCGACCGTTGCAGCTGCGTGAAGACGGCTACGCGATGCCGCTCGAGCTGTGGGTGCAGGCCGCCTACCATGGTCTCAATGTGATCGAGGCCGCGGTGCCGCTGATCTATCTCGACGAGAAGCGGAGCTTCGGCGGCGAGCTCGACGACGCGCAGCGCCGCCTCCGTCATTACCGCGAGGTGATCGACCGCGCGCAAGCCCGCGCCGGCGTGCGACACCCCGCCGCCGACTTCGATCCGTGCGCCGGCCTTGTCGCGCCGGGCGTCGCTGTCCCCGCCGTAGGCTAA
- a CDS encoding Nif3-like dinuclear metal center hexameric protein gives MPTTPTIADACRLLESIAPCVLAEEWDNVGLLVGDPAAPLSRVLTCLTLSPDVVDEAIAADASLVVTHHPLPFRGVKSLTTESVDGGSLWRLARAGVAVYSPHTAYDSAAGGVNQQWADRLGLTATRALAPTPDRTDGAGVGRVGRWPGGDFDALAERVKQLTNQPQVRVVTPEVVSYIDRGATVAIACGSGGSLLDLAVRAGCDVFLTGEMGFHECLRCRSLGVGVILTGHYASERFALETLADRLRAGLPGVEATASRTERDPLQSV, from the coding sequence ATGCCGACGACGCCCACCATCGCCGACGCTTGCCGCCTGCTCGAATCGATCGCGCCGTGCGTGCTCGCGGAGGAGTGGGACAACGTCGGTCTGTTGGTCGGCGATCCGGCGGCGCCGCTGAGCCGTGTGCTGACGTGTCTCACGCTGTCGCCCGATGTGGTCGATGAAGCGATCGCCGCCGACGCCAGCCTGGTGGTGACGCATCACCCGTTGCCGTTCCGTGGCGTGAAGTCGTTGACGACCGAGAGCGTCGACGGCGGTTCGCTGTGGCGGCTCGCCCGGGCGGGCGTGGCGGTCTACAGCCCCCATACGGCCTACGACTCCGCCGCGGGTGGGGTGAATCAGCAGTGGGCCGACCGGCTTGGTCTGACGGCGACCCGTGCGCTTGCCCCCACCCCAGACCGCACCGACGGCGCCGGCGTGGGGCGGGTCGGCCGGTGGCCGGGCGGGGATTTCGACGCCCTGGCGGAAAGGGTGAAGCAGCTCACGAACCAACCGCAGGTCCGCGTCGTAACACCCGAGGTTGTTTCCTACATCGACCGGGGGGCGACGGTCGCGATCGCCTGCGGCAGCGGCGGGTCTCTGCTGGACCTTGCCGTCCGTGCGGGCTGTGACGTGTTTCTCACCGGCGAAATGGGCTTCCACGAGTGCCTGCGCTGCCGGTCGCTCGGCGTGGGGGTGATCCTGACGGGTCACTACGCCAGCGAGCGGTTCGCCCTCGAGACGCTCGCCGACCGCCTCCGGGCGGGTCTGCCGGGCGTCGAGGCGACGGCAAGCCGAACCGAACGCGACCCGCTACAGTCCGTCTGA
- a CDS encoding transposase, translating to MERELWRLLYRLVKQLDVGWGSWRYSTGDIVVVYLWAVVHDRPTAWAACPENWPTDLCPQPLPTQGTLSRRLRKPACVLLLTAVEQRLIGLLNLGQGIVKKIDGKALAVSLVSKDPDAGYGRGAGGKQLGYKLHVIWGDGPMPLAWDLSPMNVSEKRVARWLIEGLAGGGYLLADTEYDANPLYDAAQAEGFQLVAKKRKGKGLGHQRHSPSRLRSIELLGTAFGAALYRQRTAIETSFGTLVTFGGGLASLPAWVRRFHRVRHWVQAKLLIAGTRSLAKNPQLLVA from the coding sequence ATGGAACGCGAACTCTGGCGGTTATTGTACCGTTTGGTGAAACAGTTGGACGTGGGATGGGGGAGTTGGAGGTACTCCACCGGCGACATCGTGGTGGTTTACCTGTGGGCGGTGGTCCACGACCGCCCCACCGCCTGGGCCGCGTGCCCCGAGAACTGGCCCACCGACCTCTGCCCTCAACCTTTGCCGACGCAAGGCACGCTGAGCCGACGCTTGCGTAAGCCCGCTTGCGTGCTGCTGCTGACGGCCGTGGAGCAGCGGCTGATCGGGCTGCTGAACCTGGGCCAGGGGATCGTCAAGAAGATCGATGGCAAGGCGCTCGCGGTGAGTCTGGTGAGCAAGGACCCCGACGCGGGCTACGGCCGTGGCGCCGGGGGCAAGCAGCTGGGCTACAAGCTGCATGTGATCTGGGGCGATGGGCCGATGCCGCTGGCCTGGGACCTCTCACCGATGAACGTCAGCGAGAAACGCGTGGCCCGCTGGTTGATCGAAGGGCTTGCCGGCGGCGGTTACCTGCTGGCGGACACCGAGTACGACGCCAACCCGCTCTACGACGCGGCCCAAGCCGAAGGGTTTCAGCTGGTGGCGAAGAAACGCAAGGGGAAAGGCTTGGGCCACCAACGACATTCGCCCAGTCGGCTGCGGAGCATCGAGCTGTTGGGGACGGCGTTCGGGGCGGCTCTCTACCGCCAGCGGACGGCGATCGAGACCTCCTTCGGGACGCTGGTCACCTTCGGCGGCGGGCTCGCCTCGCTCCCCGCCTGGGTCCGACGCTTCCACCGCGTCCGACACTGGGTCCAGGCCAAGCTCCTTATCGCCGGAACCCGCTCGCTCGCAAAGAACCCTCAGCTACTAGTTGCATAA